A single region of the Hyphomicrobiales bacterium genome encodes:
- a CDS encoding putative T3SS effector EspK (Evidence 3 : Putative function from multiple computational evidences) has protein sequence MPFYEPYKNFFINGDLIYGLAGARHEYKHGDGYKYGRHEAFTTVSQSACTAPYIDSYSSSNREAEARASGQGSQWLRPSDSYQSAFSSFMEAHPRYRPGHNYRFFVLNFMRVIFEDRAILRRKSKGGLGWASSSSRLFTVHFILDHIDMLAVTQKSDQRDGIGRDGQKERAITGAELRWIFRNRDDPDVRRAIQFWREGEPVGPPWEEGVGKGQINAQWAVYTPRSVV, from the coding sequence GTGCCATTTTACGAACCATATAAAAATTTCTTCATCAATGGTGACTTAATCTACGGGCTCGCCGGTGCGCGCCATGAATATAAACACGGCGACGGATATAAGTATGGCCGGCATGAGGCCTTTACAACGGTATCACAATCCGCTTGTACGGCGCCCTATATCGATAGCTATTCCTCCTCCAATCGGGAGGCGGAAGCGCGAGCCTCAGGACAGGGTTCCCAGTGGCTTAGGCCGAGTGACAGCTATCAATCCGCCTTCTCATCATTCATGGAGGCTCATCCCCGTTATCGCCCTGGGCATAACTACAGGTTTTTTGTTTTAAACTTTATGCGTGTGATTTTTGAGGACAGGGCAATCCTTCGCCGGAAGTCGAAAGGTGGCCTTGGATGGGCGTCCAGCTCATCGCGCTTGTTCACAGTTCATTTCATTCTTGATCACATCGATATGCTGGCGGTCACTCAGAAATCCGATCAGCGGGATGGCATCGGGCGTGATGGACAGAAAGAGCGCGCGATAACCGGCGCGGAATTACGCTGGATCTTCCGTAATCGCGATGATCCGGATGTGCGGAGAGCTATTCAGTTCTGGCGGGAGGGTGAGCCAGTTGGTCCGCCCTGGGAGGAAGGCGTTGGCAAGGGGCAGATCAATGCCCAATGGGCTGTTTACACGCCGCGAAGCGTCGTGTGA
- a CDS encoding conserved hypothetical protein (Evidence 4 : Unknown function but conserved in other organisms) — protein MPMDSPFKERYESGDLLYGIADSRMIYCQWWGLESKLRDEPFAMIDYYSLSKDEACAKGNADELYPPSHRQVDFWDTLRSHPVYSSTLSDTHHIIGKWSSYSSETTRRKCKGGLHWAARGRFNMAVHFILDELDMRAVVEKNATWSDGQKLDYVEQGRKWRSCTGAELRWIYRNQADPLVRNTVQFWKYFRPVAPPWEFGHLGGSEAHLWSRYVPRSWRVK, from the coding sequence ATGCCCATGGATTCTCCCTTCAAAGAACGATATGAGAGCGGCGATCTTCTGTACGGAATCGCCGATTCGAGAATGATATACTGCCAGTGGTGGGGGCTGGAGTCCAAATTGCGGGATGAGCCGTTCGCGATGATCGACTATTATTCCTTATCGAAGGACGAAGCTTGCGCTAAGGGAAACGCGGATGAACTCTACCCACCATCCCATCGACAAGTCGATTTTTGGGATACATTGCGTAGCCATCCGGTTTATTCGTCCACTCTCAGCGACACGCATCACATAATCGGAAAATGGTCGTCTTATTCGTCAGAGACAACGCGGCGGAAATGCAAGGGCGGATTACATTGGGCGGCTCGCGGCCGCTTTAATATGGCTGTCCATTTCATTCTTGATGAGTTGGACATGCGGGCTGTTGTTGAGAAAAATGCGACATGGAGCGACGGGCAGAAACTCGACTATGTTGAGCAAGGCCGCAAGTGGCGCTCCTGTACCGGCGCCGAACTCCGTTGGATCTATAGAAATCAGGCTGACCCCCTTGTCCGCAATACGGTTCAATTCTGGAAGTATTTTCGCCCAGTTGCGCCCCCTTGGGAGTTCGGGCACCTAGGGGGAAGCGAGGCGCATTTGTGGTCGCGGTATGTACCGCGCTCATGGCGTGTAAAATAA
- a CDS encoding putative T3SS effector EspK (Evidence 3 : Putative function from multiple computational evidences) produces MDPPFRERYASGDLLYGLDESRRIYCQRWGLKYSSQVEPFLTIDHYSLSEEEARARGRVDDHRSPTARQIDFWNTLHRHPVYSSVVGADHSVNGSWSNYEPETTRRKIKGGLHWAAHGRYQMAVHFILDGLDLRAVVEKNATWRGYELDCVDNGCKWRSFTGVELRWIYRNQADALVRSTVQFWKNFRPVVPPWEQSHLWWSGARLWSRYVPGSRRGSFRT; encoded by the coding sequence ATGGACCCCCCCTTCAGAGAGAGATATGCGTCCGGCGATCTCTTGTATGGCCTCGATGAATCGAGAAGGATTTACTGCCAACGGTGGGGGCTGAAATACAGCTCCCAGGTTGAGCCATTCCTGACAATCGATCATTACTCATTGTCTGAGGAAGAAGCTCGCGCCCGAGGTAGGGTCGATGATCACCGCTCACCAACGGCGCGGCAAATCGACTTTTGGAATACGTTGCACCGTCACCCCGTATATTCGTCCGTAGTCGGTGCTGATCATTCCGTAAATGGAAGCTGGTCGAACTATGAGCCCGAGACAACACGGCGGAAAATCAAGGGGGGATTACATTGGGCGGCTCACGGCCGCTATCAGATGGCCGTCCATTTCATTCTTGATGGACTTGACCTACGGGCCGTTGTTGAAAAAAACGCGACATGGCGTGGTTATGAACTCGATTGCGTGGACAATGGCTGCAAGTGGCGCTCCTTCACTGGTGTGGAACTGCGCTGGATCTATAGAAACCAGGCCGATGCGCTTGTCCGTAGTACGGTTCAATTCTGGAAGAATTTCCGTCCGGTTGTGCCGCCTTGGGAGCAGAGCCACCTGTGGTGGAGCGGCGCGCGATTGTGGTCGCGCTATGTTCCAGGGTCACGGCGTGGAAGCTTCAGAACTTGA
- a CDS encoding Enoyl-CoA hydratase translates to MPVPSEASVTWDEPDAPVLVARRESVLHIRLNRPKALNSLTLEMVEIVTAALDRAGRDDAVGLVVIDGAGERGFCAGGDIRAVSDSGRAGDGLAEAFWRAEYAVNARIAAFPKPYVAFMDGITMGGGVGLSAHGSHRIVTERTRLAMPETGIGFIPDVGGTWLLAHAPGETGTYMGLTGNSVDAADAIFTGFADYLVPSTSWSGLVTALLALPPSATGADVDRVIAEFRRPAGAPTLSAQQRLIDRLMIGDDASALIDELKSDGSAFALETAETILSRSPTSVKVTLALLRRARLASSLKVCLDWEYAAACQTLRGHDFYEGVRAAVIDKDRNPQWSPRTLSEVDAAAIAAHLRI, encoded by the coding sequence GTGCCGGTACCTAGCGAAGCCAGTGTGACCTGGGACGAACCTGACGCGCCCGTTCTGGTGGCGCGTCGGGAGAGCGTTCTGCATATCAGGCTCAATCGTCCCAAGGCGCTCAACAGTCTGACGCTGGAGATGGTGGAGATCGTCACCGCGGCGCTGGATCGGGCCGGGCGGGACGATGCCGTCGGCCTTGTGGTGATAGATGGGGCGGGCGAGCGCGGCTTCTGTGCTGGCGGCGACATTCGCGCCGTCAGTGACAGTGGACGCGCGGGTGACGGCCTCGCTGAGGCCTTCTGGCGTGCCGAATATGCGGTGAATGCGCGGATCGCCGCATTTCCCAAGCCCTATGTCGCCTTCATGGACGGCATCACCATGGGCGGCGGCGTCGGCCTGTCCGCCCACGGCAGCCATCGCATTGTAACGGAGCGCACACGGCTCGCGATGCCGGAAACAGGCATCGGCTTCATTCCGGACGTTGGTGGGACATGGCTACTGGCACATGCGCCGGGCGAGACCGGCACATATATGGGGCTCACCGGCAACAGCGTGGATGCGGCTGACGCGATTTTCACCGGCTTTGCCGACTATCTCGTGCCTTCGACGAGCTGGTCCGGGCTGGTGACGGCGCTGTTGGCGCTTCCGCCCAGTGCGACCGGCGCCGACGTGGATAGGGTTATTGCGGAATTTCGGCGCCCGGCCGGAGCGCCTACCCTCTCCGCGCAACAGCGGCTCATCGATCGGCTGATGATCGGCGATGACGCGTCGGCCCTTATCGATGAGTTGAAATCTGATGGCTCCGCTTTCGCTTTGGAGACGGCGGAGACTATCCTCAGCCGTTCACCAACGAGTGTGAAGGTGACTTTGGCCCTCTTGCGCCGAGCGCGCCTGGCCTCCTCACTCAAGGTCTGCCTCGATTGGGAATACGCAGCTGCATGCCAAACCCTTCGGGGCCATGATTTCTACGAGGGCGTGCGCGCGGCAGTCATCGACAAGGATAGAAATCCGCAATGGTCGCCGAGGACGTTATCTGAGGTGGATGCTGCGGCAATTGCAGCGCATCTGCGGATCTGA